One Thermus sp. CCB_US3_UF1 DNA window includes the following coding sequences:
- the rpsM gene encoding 30S ribosomal protein S13, with amino-acid sequence MARIAGVEIPRNKRVDVALTYIYGVGPARAKEALEKTGINPATRVKDLTEAEVVRLREYVENAWKLEGELRAEVAANIKRLMDIGCYRGLRHRRGLPVRGQRTRTNARTRKGPRKTVAGKKKAPRK; translated from the coding sequence GTGGCGAGGATTGCAGGCGTAGAGATTCCCAGGAACAAGCGGGTGGACGTGGCCCTCACCTACATCTACGGGGTGGGCCCCGCCCGGGCCAAGGAGGCGCTGGAGAAGACGGGCATCAACCCGGCCACCCGGGTGAAGGACCTTACCGAGGCCGAGGTGGTGCGCCTCCGCGAGTATGTGGAGAACGCCTGGAAGCTGGAGGGCGAGCTCCGGGCGGAGGTGGCCGCCAACATCAAGCGCCTCATGGACATCGGCTGCTACCGCGGCCTGAGGCACCGCCGGGGCCTTCCCGTGCGCGGCCAGCGCACCCGCACCAACGCCCGTACCCGCAAGGGGCCCCGCAAGACCGTGGCGGGCAAGAAGAAGGCCCCCAGGAAGTAA
- the rpsK gene encoding 30S ribosomal protein S11, translating into MARKATKKKVKRQVASGKAYIHASYNNTIVTITDPDGNPITWSSGGVIGYKGSRKGTPYAAQLAAMDAAKKAMAYGMQSVDVVVRGTGAGREQAIRALQASGLQVKSIVDDTPVPHNGCRPKKKFRKAS; encoded by the coding sequence ATGGCCAGAAAAGCAACCAAGAAAAAGGTCAAGCGGCAGGTCGCCAGCGGGAAGGCGTACATCCACGCCTCCTACAACAACACCATCGTCACCATTACCGACCCGGACGGCAACCCCATCACCTGGTCCTCGGGCGGGGTGATCGGCTACAAGGGGAGCCGTAAGGGCACCCCTTACGCGGCCCAGCTTGCGGCCATGGACGCGGCCAAGAAGGCCATGGCCTACGGCATGCAGAGCGTGGACGTGGTGGTGCGCGGCACCGGGGCGGGCCGGGAGCAGGCCATCCGGGCCCTCCAGGCTTCCGGCCTCCAGGTGAAGTCCATCGTGGACGATACCCCCGTGCCCCACAACGGCTGCCGGCCCAAGAAGAAGTTCCGCAAGGCTTCGTAA
- the rpsD gene encoding 30S ribosomal protein S4, whose amino-acid sequence MGRYIGPVCRLCRREGVKLYLKGERCYSPKCAMERRPYPPGQHGQKRTRRPSDYAVRLREKQKLRRIYGISETQFRNLFEEASRKKGVTGTVFLGLLESRLDNVVYRLGFAASRRQARQMVRHGHITVNGRRVDLPAYRVKPGDEIAIAEGSKNLAFIRENLEAMKGRKVGPWLSLDVEGMKGKFLRLPDREDLALPVNEQLVIEFYSR is encoded by the coding sequence ATGGGTCGTTACATTGGACCAGTTTGCCGCCTTTGCCGCCGGGAAGGAGTTAAGCTCTACCTGAAGGGGGAGCGCTGCTACAGCCCCAAGTGCGCCATGGAGCGCCGCCCGTACCCTCCGGGCCAGCACGGGCAGAAGCGCACCCGCCGTCCTTCGGACTACGCGGTGCGCCTTAGGGAGAAGCAGAAGCTCCGCCGCATCTACGGGATTTCCGAAACCCAGTTCCGCAACCTCTTTGAGGAGGCCAGCCGCAAGAAGGGCGTCACGGGTACGGTCTTCCTGGGCCTTTTGGAGTCCCGCCTGGACAACGTGGTTTACCGCCTGGGCTTTGCCGCAAGCCGCCGCCAGGCCCGGCAGATGGTGCGCCACGGCCACATCACCGTGAACGGCCGCCGGGTGGACCTTCCCGCCTACCGGGTTAAGCCGGGGGACGAGATCGCCATCGCCGAGGGGAGCAAGAACCTGGCCTTTATCCGGGAGAACCTCGAGGCCATGAAGGGCCGCAAGGTGGGCCCCTGGCTCTCCTTGGACGTGGAGGGGATGAAGGGCAAGTTCCTGCGCCTGCCCGACCGCGAGGACCTGGCCCTGCCCGTGAACGAGCAGCTGGTGATTGAGTTCTACTCCAGGTAA
- a CDS encoding DNA-directed RNA polymerase subunit alpha, with product MFESKLKAPVFTVRTQGREYGEFVLEPLERGFGVTLGNPLRRILLSSIPGTAVTSVYIEDVLHEFSTIPGVKEDVVEIILNLKELVVRFLDPKMQTTTLVLRAEGPKEVKAADFTVPSDVELLNPDLHIATLEAGGRLYMEVRVDRGVGYVPAERHGTKDRINSIPVDAVFSPVRRVAFQVEDTRLGQRTDLDKLTLRIWTDGSVTPMEALNQAVEILKEHLSYFANPQTTALPTPEPAVGERPERGGEKEEDLDLPLEELGLSTRVLHSLKEEGIESVRALLALNLKDLKNIPGIGERSLEEIREALAKRGFALKE from the coding sequence ATGTTTGAGAGCAAGCTGAAAGCCCCGGTCTTCACGGTGCGCACCCAGGGGCGGGAATACGGGGAGTTCGTCCTGGAACCCCTGGAGCGGGGGTTCGGCGTCACCTTGGGCAACCCCCTGAGGCGGATCCTCCTCTCCTCCATCCCGGGGACCGCGGTTACCAGCGTCTACATTGAGGATGTTCTCCACGAGTTCTCCACCATTCCTGGGGTTAAGGAGGACGTGGTGGAGATCATCCTGAACCTCAAGGAGTTGGTGGTGCGCTTCCTGGACCCCAAGATGCAGACCACCACCTTGGTCCTGCGGGCCGAGGGCCCCAAGGAGGTGAAGGCCGCCGACTTTACCGTTCCCTCGGACGTGGAGCTCTTGAACCCCGACCTGCACATCGCCACCCTGGAAGCCGGGGGGAGGCTGTACATGGAGGTGCGGGTGGACCGCGGGGTGGGGTATGTGCCCGCGGAGCGCCACGGAACCAAGGACCGGATCAACTCCATTCCCGTGGACGCCGTCTTCTCCCCCGTGCGCCGGGTGGCCTTCCAGGTGGAGGATACCCGCCTGGGCCAGCGCACCGACCTGGACAAGCTCACCCTGCGGATCTGGACCGACGGCTCCGTCACCCCCATGGAGGCCTTGAACCAGGCGGTGGAGATCCTCAAGGAGCACCTTTCCTACTTCGCCAACCCCCAGACCACCGCCCTGCCCACCCCGGAGCCCGCCGTGGGGGAGCGCCCGGAAAGGGGAGGGGAGAAGGAAGAGGACCTGGACCTGCCCCTGGAGGAGCTGGGGCTTTCCACCCGGGTGCTCCACAGCCTCAAGGAAGAGGGCATTGAGTCGGTCCGGGCCCTTCTGGCCTTGAACCTTAAGGACCTCAAGAACATCCCCGGCATCGGGGAGCGGAGCTTGGAGGAGATCCGCGAGGCCCTGGCCAAGCGGGGCTTCGCCTTGAAGGAGTGA
- the rplQ gene encoding 50S ribosomal protein L17: MRHLKSGRKLNRHSSHRLALYRNQAKSLLAHGRITTTLPKAKEITGFVDHLIHLAKRGDLHARRLVLRDLQDVKLVRKLFDEIAPRYQNRPGGYTRVLKLAERRRGDGAPLALVELVE, encoded by the coding sequence ATGCGCCACCTAAAGTCTGGAAGGAAGCTCAACCGCCACTCTTCCCACCGCCTGGCCCTGTACCGGAACCAGGCCAAGAGCCTTCTGGCCCATGGCCGCATCACCACCACCCTGCCCAAGGCCAAGGAGATCACCGGCTTCGTGGACCACCTCATCCACCTGGCCAAGCGGGGGGACCTGCACGCCCGCCGCCTGGTCCTTCGGGACCTGCAGGACGTGAAGCTGGTGCGCAAGCTCTTTGACGAGATCGCCCCCAGGTACCAAAACCGCCCCGGGGGGTACACCCGGGTGCTGAAGCTGGCGGAGCGCCGCCGGGGGGACGGGGCCCCTTTGGCCTTGGTGGAGCTGGTGG